One Nonomuraea angiospora DNA segment encodes these proteins:
- a CDS encoding LysR family transcriptional regulator: MLVLLRIVVPNATTRWRGRHGDLPGGWFCHAKPRDSIVKNDDFRLIRSLMPMHAGLMTDVELRHLAAMAAIAEQGSFGRAAASLGYTQSTVSQQIAALERALGGPVFDRPGGPKPVRLTPLGSVVLNHGRELLAKAEALADAVDRFKAGDGRIDIGTFQSVSNVILPSVVRRLRDEHPGCDIRLSEEEPDQPQIGDLDLLFYDGRIDGDVEHLKLLDDPYLLVANANTFPDGPVPLDLLDGAPMVAWPLTCDQPAMEQEVARSGARPQIVFRTAVNDTLLSMVRAGLGSAMLPWLVIRGAGISSDGSLRVHELRPSPPPREIYLHWRAGRTHSPLARRAIEIAAEVAAELAPPPASA; this comes from the coding sequence ATGTTGGTTCTCCTTCGTATCGTCGTGCCGAACGCCACCACCCGCTGGCGCGGACGTCATGGCGACCTGCCTGGCGGCTGGTTCTGTCACGCTAAGCCCCGCGACTCGATCGTGAAAAACGATGATTTTCGATTGATTCGATCGCTTATGCCAATGCATGCTGGACTCATGACCGACGTCGAGCTTCGCCACCTGGCGGCGATGGCCGCCATCGCCGAGCAGGGCTCGTTCGGTCGGGCGGCTGCCAGTCTCGGTTACACCCAGTCGACGGTGAGCCAACAGATTGCCGCGTTGGAGAGGGCCCTCGGCGGTCCGGTGTTCGACCGGCCGGGCGGCCCCAAGCCGGTACGGCTCACCCCACTCGGCTCCGTGGTCCTCAACCACGGTCGCGAACTGCTGGCGAAGGCGGAGGCACTGGCCGACGCCGTGGACCGGTTCAAGGCGGGAGATGGCCGGATCGACATCGGCACGTTCCAGAGCGTGTCCAACGTGATCCTTCCGTCGGTTGTACGGCGGCTGCGCGACGAGCACCCCGGCTGCGACATCAGGTTGTCCGAGGAGGAACCCGATCAGCCGCAGATCGGCGACCTTGACCTGCTTTTCTACGACGGCCGCATCGACGGCGACGTCGAGCACCTCAAGCTGCTCGACGATCCGTACCTGCTGGTGGCCAATGCCAACACCTTCCCCGACGGTCCGGTCCCGCTGGATTTGCTCGACGGCGCACCCATGGTGGCCTGGCCGCTGACCTGCGACCAGCCCGCGATGGAGCAGGAGGTCGCCCGCAGTGGCGCCCGGCCGCAGATCGTCTTCCGCACCGCGGTCAACGACACCCTGTTGTCGATGGTGCGAGCCGGCCTGGGATCGGCGATGCTGCCCTGGCTCGTCATCCGCGGCGCCGGCATCTCGTCCGACGGCAGCCTCCGCGTCCACGAGCTACGGCCATCCCCACCACCGCGGGAGATCTACCTGCACTGGCGGGCGGGACGTACGCACTCACCACTTGCCAGGCGAGCCATCGAGATCGCCGCAGAGGTCGCGGCCG
- a CDS encoding alpha/beta fold hydrolase, whose protein sequence is MAGTLTHGEQLLKINGAELCVETFGDRADPAILLVAGSAASMLWWDAELCERIAAADRYVIRYDHRDTGRSTGYPPGEPAYSFTDLTLDVLGIQDALGIERAHVVCQSMFGRTGLILGVDHPERVASLTFMSGSTGADDLPPPSSDLTMPAEPDTSDAAAVVEYVVAGARAYAGGSPYFDETAIRALVERDVARARSYASTLVNHYAIELDGPARGGFGDIAAPTLVVHGDHDPVLPLPHGEALRDAIPGAQLLVLEGAGHDLPEPVWEDFVSALVRHTERDRA, encoded by the coding sequence ATGGCCGGGACGCTCACTCACGGCGAGCAGCTCCTCAAGATCAACGGCGCCGAGCTGTGTGTCGAGACCTTCGGGGATCGAGCGGATCCGGCGATCCTGCTCGTCGCCGGGTCGGCCGCCTCGATGCTGTGGTGGGACGCCGAGCTGTGCGAACGAATCGCGGCGGCAGACCGGTACGTCATCCGCTACGACCACCGAGATACCGGCCGGTCGACCGGCTATCCGCCAGGCGAGCCGGCGTACTCGTTCACCGACCTGACTCTCGACGTGCTCGGCATCCAGGACGCCTTGGGCATCGAACGCGCCCATGTGGTCTGTCAGTCGATGTTCGGCCGGACCGGACTCATTCTCGGTGTGGACCATCCCGAGCGGGTCGCCTCGCTGACTTTCATGTCGGGCTCGACCGGGGCCGACGACCTGCCGCCGCCGTCGAGCGATCTGACCATGCCGGCCGAGCCGGATACCTCCGACGCGGCCGCGGTCGTCGAGTACGTGGTCGCCGGCGCCAGGGCGTACGCAGGTGGTTCGCCGTACTTCGACGAGACCGCGATCCGAGCGTTGGTCGAACGTGACGTGGCGCGCGCCAGGAGCTACGCGTCGACTCTGGTCAACCACTACGCCATCGAGCTCGATGGGCCTGCCCGGGGCGGATTCGGCGACATTGCGGCGCCGACGCTCGTGGTCCACGGCGACCACGACCCAGTGCTGCCGCTGCCGCACGGCGAGGCACTTCGCGACGCGATCCCCGGTGCGCAGCTGCTGGTCCTGGAGGGAGCCGGACACGACCTGCCCGAGCCGGTGTGGGAGGACTTCGTATCGGCCCTGGTACGGCACACGGAAAGAGACCGCGCATGA
- a CDS encoding LLM class flavin-dependent oxidoreductase translates to MNRLRSALWLPLFDDLADPRVVARVAAEAEEVGWDGCFVWDQLCWRAPIRQVADPWIALAAIATATERLRLGPMVSVLPRRRPAKVARETATLDRLSNGRLTLGVGLGSDRFVGELSKTGEQLDDRRRGRMLDESLAILAAAWSGEPVHHRGEHYTVDDIAFLPRPVQRPGVPVWAAGFPGNVKPIRRAARLDGFFPANLEHPDQLAGIVGTLTELRRGDMASYDIALGMPLGADPEPYAQAGATWWLPEFEPGVRLDTVRGVLRDGPAA, encoded by the coding sequence ATGAACCGGCTGAGGTCGGCACTCTGGTTGCCGCTCTTCGACGACCTCGCCGACCCGCGGGTGGTCGCGCGAGTCGCCGCCGAAGCGGAGGAAGTCGGGTGGGACGGCTGCTTCGTGTGGGATCAGCTGTGCTGGCGCGCGCCGATCCGGCAGGTCGCCGACCCGTGGATCGCGCTGGCGGCGATCGCCACCGCGACCGAGCGGCTGCGGCTCGGCCCGATGGTGTCGGTGCTTCCCCGCCGGCGACCGGCCAAGGTCGCGCGGGAGACTGCGACGCTGGATCGGCTCAGCAACGGCCGCCTCACCCTCGGCGTCGGCCTCGGCAGCGACCGGTTCGTCGGCGAGCTGTCCAAGACCGGCGAGCAACTCGACGACCGGCGGCGCGGGCGGATGCTCGACGAGTCCTTGGCGATCCTGGCCGCCGCCTGGTCCGGTGAACCGGTGCATCATCGCGGTGAGCACTACACCGTCGACGACATCGCGTTCCTGCCGCGGCCGGTTCAGCGGCCTGGCGTGCCGGTGTGGGCAGCCGGATTCCCGGGCAACGTCAAGCCGATCCGCCGGGCTGCCCGACTCGATGGCTTCTTTCCGGCCAACCTGGAGCACCCGGACCAGCTTGCCGGGATCGTCGGCACCCTCACGGAATTGCGCCGTGGAGACATGGCCTCGTACGACATCGCCCTCGGTATGCCGCTCGGCGCCGACCCCGAGCCGTACGCGCAGGCCGGCGCGACATGGTGGCTGCCTGAGTTCGAACCGGGTGTACGGCTCGACACCGTGCGCGGCGTACTCCGCGACGGCCCAGCGGCCTGA
- a CDS encoding alpha/beta hydrolase: MIDIPLWSAAPPGPATGTPSLTLYGADIPASGAVVVCPGGGYARLAENESTDVARWLVTLGVDAYVLRYRVAGGEPSREPLHPAPLHDLRQAVNVVRERGATRVAVMGFSAGGHLAATLATSKEGSNDGGRPDAVVLGYPVIDLTGAHSSSRYRLLGTDGSEEQATALSAHLNVTAEMPPTFLWHTANDNVVPVDNSLLFAAALARAGTPFELHVFPEGKHGLGLAQGEPSASAWPGLCATWLAAQGFGPRP, from the coding sequence ATGATCGACATTCCGCTCTGGTCAGCGGCTCCTCCGGGCCCTGCTACCGGAACCCCCAGCCTGACGCTGTACGGAGCGGACATCCCGGCCTCGGGTGCGGTGGTGGTGTGCCCCGGCGGCGGTTACGCCAGACTGGCCGAGAACGAGAGTACGGATGTGGCCCGCTGGCTGGTCACGCTGGGCGTCGACGCCTACGTGCTGCGCTACCGGGTGGCCGGGGGCGAACCGAGCCGCGAGCCGCTGCATCCGGCTCCCTTGCACGACCTGCGCCAGGCAGTGAACGTCGTCCGGGAACGCGGCGCCACGCGGGTCGCCGTCATGGGGTTCTCCGCCGGCGGCCATCTCGCCGCCACCCTCGCCACCTCCAAAGAGGGCTCGAACGACGGCGGGCGCCCAGATGCCGTGGTGCTCGGCTACCCGGTCATCGACCTCACCGGGGCGCACTCCTCGTCGCGCTACCGGCTGCTCGGCACTGACGGCAGCGAGGAGCAGGCGACAGCCCTATCCGCCCACCTGAACGTGACGGCCGAGATGCCGCCGACATTCCTCTGGCACACCGCGAACGACAATGTGGTCCCGGTCGACAACAGTCTGCTGTTTGCCGCCGCACTCGCGCGCGCCGGCACGCCGTTCGAGCTCCATGTCTTTCCCGAGGGCAAGCACGGGCTCGGGCTCGCCCAGGGCGAACCGAGCGCGTCCGCTTGGCCCGGCCTCTGCGCCACTTGGCTCGCGGCCCAAGGCTTCGGCCCGCGCCCCTGA
- a CDS encoding GNAT family N-acetyltransferase encodes MTVVLSVEPTVSAPALRLRPWRGEDAVALVAAHRDPLLRRWLTTSLVREADARRWIDDQNDGWTAGVRFSVVKGGVDPTDASAEVGYWVSAEARGRGIAPRALEAVSAWALGSQCMMPLARLDLLHAVDNHASCRVAEKCRYGLHSVLPAQPPAFPTEGHLHVRTNTAAESVSVE; translated from the coding sequence ATGACCGTCGTCCTGTCCGTGGAGCCGACCGTGTCCGCGCCCGCGTTGCGCCTGCGACCGTGGCGAGGTGAGGACGCGGTGGCCCTCGTGGCGGCTCATCGTGATCCACTCCTGCGCCGCTGGTTGACCACTTCTCTGGTCCGCGAGGCGGACGCCCGTCGATGGATCGATGATCAGAACGACGGGTGGACCGCAGGCGTCCGATTCAGCGTGGTCAAGGGAGGCGTCGATCCTACGGACGCCTCGGCGGAGGTGGGTTACTGGGTCTCGGCTGAGGCCCGAGGTCGAGGAATCGCTCCGCGCGCCCTTGAGGCCGTTTCGGCTTGGGCGCTCGGCTCGCAGTGCATGATGCCTCTGGCACGCCTCGATCTGCTTCATGCCGTGGACAACCATGCTTCCTGCCGCGTGGCAGAGAAATGTCGATATGGCCTCCACTCCGTGCTCCCCGCCCAACCCCCTGCCTTCCCAACCGAGGGGCACCTGCACGTACGCACGAACACGGCGGCTGAATCCGTGAGCGTGGAGTAG
- a CDS encoding phosphotransferase: protein MAAAARPALPLPISEPLAKGRPGDGYPFPWSVYRWLPGETTEELADPVEAAKELAGFVSALQRIDATGGPGPSWSNAFRGVPMGDKRDSVAAEARVRPKIEALRGIGHALQDRPTARCLSVWLGRPASQPRWSSIGRRERWLRRHRRRRSAPTEPMRER from the coding sequence ATGGCTGCCGCGGCTCGCCCCGCACTGCCGCTGCCGATCTCCGAGCCGCTCGCGAAGGGCCGGCCCGGCGACGGCTACCCGTTCCCCTGGTCGGTCTACCGGTGGCTGCCGGGCGAGACCACGGAGGAACTGGCCGACCCCGTCGAGGCGGCCAAGGAACTGGCGGGGTTCGTGAGCGCGCTGCAGCGGATCGACGCGACCGGCGGCCCCGGGCCCTCGTGGAGCAACGCGTTCCGCGGCGTGCCGATGGGCGACAAGCGCGACTCGGTGGCCGCCGAGGCCCGCGTACGCCCCAAGATCGAAGCGCTGCGCGGGATCGGTCACGCGCTGCAAGACCGCCCCACCGCCCGTTGCCTCAGCGTGTGGCTGGGACGTCCAGCCAGTCAGCCCAGGTGGTCAAGTATCGGTCGTCGCGAACGGTGGTTGCGCCGACATCGAAGGCGCAGGTCTGCACCGACCGAGCCTATGCGTGAGCGATAG
- a CDS encoding MFS transporter: MSHQRAITAVFVAHGAVAGSLSTRIPWIQEHLHLSPGALGLVLLCPSIGAFVGMPMAGRLAYRFGNRAATRVLLALWCAGLALPALSPSPVWLFGAFLLFGASAGMCDVAMNAHAVLLERHLGRSIMSGLHGMWSVGSLAAGGLGALAAHAGIDARIHLGAMSLALLGFGAAAGRGLLPDSGMTGSVRDAPAPRRFALPTRGILVIGLVGFCATFAEGASSNWSAVYLTAVTNAGPGLAAAGYTVFMLCMASTRLLGDHVIRRIGPAATVRAGSAVAAVGGVLVVAARTPALGIAGFALIGLGIAVIVPLVIAAAGNAGTTPSEGVAGVATITYLSGLIAPAVTGWVAGALSYPAAFALITCVVLLLTLLAPVLRPSRTSPSQGAVRADA, encoded by the coding sequence ATGAGTCATCAGCGGGCCATCACGGCCGTCTTCGTCGCGCACGGCGCCGTCGCCGGCAGCCTGTCCACGCGCATCCCCTGGATCCAGGAGCACCTGCACCTCAGCCCCGGCGCCCTCGGCCTCGTGCTGCTGTGCCCGTCGATCGGCGCCTTCGTGGGCATGCCGATGGCCGGCCGCCTGGCCTACCGCTTCGGCAACCGCGCGGCCACACGCGTCCTCCTCGCCCTGTGGTGCGCGGGCCTGGCCCTCCCCGCGCTCTCGCCGTCGCCCGTGTGGCTGTTCGGGGCGTTCCTGCTGTTCGGGGCGTCGGCGGGCATGTGCGACGTCGCGATGAACGCGCACGCCGTCCTCCTCGAACGGCATCTCGGCCGCTCGATCATGTCGGGACTGCACGGCATGTGGTCCGTCGGCAGCCTGGCCGCCGGCGGACTCGGCGCCCTGGCCGCCCACGCGGGCATCGACGCCCGGATCCACCTCGGAGCCATGTCGCTCGCGTTACTCGGCTTCGGGGCGGCGGCCGGGCGCGGCCTCCTCCCCGACAGCGGGATGACGGGTTCGGTACGCGACGCGCCCGCGCCGCGGCGCTTCGCGCTCCCCACGCGAGGGATCCTGGTGATCGGGCTGGTCGGGTTCTGTGCGACGTTCGCGGAGGGCGCCAGCTCGAACTGGTCCGCCGTCTACCTCACCGCCGTCACCAACGCCGGCCCCGGCTTGGCCGCCGCCGGATACACCGTCTTCATGCTCTGCATGGCGAGCACGCGGCTGCTGGGCGACCACGTCATCCGCCGGATCGGTCCGGCGGCGACCGTCAGGGCGGGCAGTGCCGTGGCGGCGGTCGGCGGCGTCCTCGTGGTCGCGGCCCGCACGCCCGCGCTCGGCATCGCCGGGTTCGCCCTGATCGGACTGGGGATCGCGGTGATCGTGCCGCTCGTGATCGCGGCGGCGGGCAACGCGGGCACGACTCCGAGCGAGGGCGTGGCGGGTGTCGCGACGATCACGTACCTGTCAGGTCTGATCGCCCCGGCCGTGACGGGCTGGGTGGCGGGCGCGCTCAGCTACCCCGCCGCGTTCGCGCTGATCACGTGCGTGGTCTTGCTGCTGACGCTGCTCGCCCCGGTCCTGCGCCCCTCCCGCACCTCACCCTCACAAGGGGCCGTCCGTGCCGATGCCTGA
- a CDS encoding ROK family transcriptional regulator — protein MKTATPALARAINDRLALDLLLEHGPLTAPQLRTLTGLSRPTVSDLIERLMAGGLVEVTGESGEDRRGPNARLYGLVANRAHVAGVDVRRDAVNVTVADITGRVVSEASTTIGARADLAALIAKVVGGAVGRRALDTVVVGAPGLVDPRDGELVSPNDVPGWRRDTMGSVRERLGVPVILENEVNLAAIAELRTGAAAGSEDFVLLWLDDGVGAAVVLEGRLRRGASGGAGEIGFLEVGGVAFCELLNAEIIRRFDRDELARRIAQGAFAYATLLDPGLVVLGGTTGHEGGDELAELVADHLRALAPAPTEVRASTVTGNAVLQGAVLTALDLARDRVFG, from the coding sequence GTGAAGACCGCCACCCCTGCCCTGGCCCGAGCGATCAACGACCGGCTGGCCCTCGACCTGCTGCTGGAACACGGGCCGCTGACCGCGCCCCAGCTCCGCACGCTGACCGGGTTGTCCAGGCCCACCGTGTCCGACCTGATCGAACGGCTCATGGCGGGCGGCCTCGTCGAGGTCACAGGCGAGAGCGGCGAGGACCGGCGGGGCCCGAACGCGCGCCTGTACGGGCTGGTGGCGAATCGGGCCCACGTGGCCGGGGTGGACGTACGGCGCGACGCCGTCAACGTCACGGTCGCCGACATCACCGGGCGGGTGGTCAGCGAGGCGAGTACGACGATCGGCGCGAGAGCCGACCTGGCGGCCCTCATCGCGAAGGTGGTAGGGGGCGCGGTGGGGCGGCGCGCGCTGGACACGGTCGTGGTCGGGGCGCCGGGGCTGGTCGATCCGCGTGACGGGGAGCTGGTGTCGCCCAACGACGTGCCCGGGTGGCGGCGCGACACGATGGGATCCGTACGCGAGCGCCTGGGCGTGCCCGTGATCCTGGAGAACGAGGTCAACCTGGCCGCCATCGCCGAGCTCCGCACGGGAGCCGCCGCCGGGAGCGAGGACTTCGTGCTCCTCTGGCTGGATGACGGGGTGGGAGCGGCGGTCGTGCTCGAGGGCCGGCTGCGCCGGGGGGCGTCGGGCGGCGCGGGGGAGATCGGGTTCCTGGAGGTCGGGGGTGTGGCGTTCTGCGAGCTGTTGAACGCCGAGATCATACGGAGGTTCGACCGGGACGAGCTCGCCCGGCGGATCGCCCAGGGTGCCTTCGCCTACGCCACCCTCCTTGACCCCGGGCTCGTCGTCCTCGGCGGGACGACGGGGCATGAGGGTGGGGACGAACTGGCCGAGCTGGTGGCCGACCACCTGCGCGCCCTGGCCCCGGCGCCCACGGAGGTCCGGGCCAGCACGGTCACGGGCAACGCGGTGCTGCAGGGCGCCGTGCTGACCGCCCTGGACCTGGCCCGCGACCGCGTCTTCGGCTGA
- a CDS encoding M20 family metallopeptidase: protein MLITDWARQALPAMLDDLKAAVELETHSYDKAMLVKGLREIRGRAVERLGTPDEEVLHDGGSYGDILELTYRGTAPGTVLMLSHYDTVWPTGTLAAWPFTVVDGKATGPGVYDMKTGLVQSIWALRGLRELGLPHPSVRYLFNGDEEIGSPASRAHIEAASEDTLATLVFEASQDGALKTARKGVGLFNVNVRGVEAHAGLDPYAGASAIHTLAEIVTTLARAGSRERGTTVNVGLISGGTGRNVTAGDASCGIDVRVTDPAEMGRIDDVFAGLKASDPRVTISATGEWNRPPMTPNAASQRLFKEAREVAAGFGWLLDEVSVGGASDGNFVSALGRPVLDGMGAVGDGAHARHEHVLVEHIAERTALTMGLITALA from the coding sequence GTGTTGATCACCGACTGGGCCCGGCAGGCCCTCCCGGCCATGCTCGACGACCTCAAGGCCGCGGTGGAGCTGGAAACCCACAGCTACGACAAGGCCATGCTGGTCAAGGGGCTGCGTGAGATCCGCGGCCGGGCCGTCGAACGCCTCGGGACCCCGGACGAGGAGGTCCTGCACGACGGCGGGTCCTACGGCGACATCCTGGAGCTGACCTACCGGGGCACCGCGCCCGGCACCGTGCTCATGCTCAGCCACTACGACACCGTCTGGCCGACGGGGACCCTGGCCGCGTGGCCGTTCACGGTGGTGGACGGCAAGGCGACCGGTCCTGGCGTGTACGACATGAAGACGGGCCTCGTCCAGTCGATCTGGGCCCTGCGCGGGCTGCGCGAGCTGGGGCTGCCGCATCCGAGCGTGCGCTACCTCTTCAACGGGGACGAGGAGATCGGCAGCCCCGCCTCCCGCGCGCACATCGAGGCGGCCAGCGAGGACACGCTGGCGACCCTCGTCTTCGAGGCCTCCCAGGACGGAGCGCTCAAGACCGCCAGGAAGGGCGTGGGGCTGTTCAACGTGAACGTGAGAGGGGTGGAGGCGCACGCGGGGCTCGACCCGTACGCGGGGGCGAGCGCCATCCACACCCTGGCCGAGATCGTCACCACCCTGGCCCGAGCCGGCTCCCGCGAGCGCGGGACCACCGTGAACGTCGGCCTGATCAGCGGCGGCACCGGCCGCAACGTGACGGCCGGGGACGCGAGCTGCGGAATCGACGTACGCGTCACGGACCCGGCGGAGATGGGACGCATCGACGACGTCTTCGCCGGCCTGAAGGCGTCGGACCCCCGGGTGACCATCTCGGCCACCGGCGAGTGGAACCGCCCGCCCATGACACCGAACGCGGCCTCCCAGCGGCTGTTCAAGGAGGCGCGGGAGGTGGCGGCCGGGTTCGGCTGGCTGCTGGACGAGGTGTCGGTGGGCGGCGCCAGCGACGGGAACTTCGTCTCCGCGCTGGGCCGGCCGGTGCTGGACGGGATGGGCGCGGTGGGGGACGGGGCGCACGCGCGGCACGAGCACGTGCTGGTGGAGCACATCGCGGAGCGCACGGCATTGACCATGGGCCTGATCACCGCGCTCGCCTGA
- a CDS encoding AbgT family transporter, which yields MGAAGGMGAAGGMGAAGGMGAAGGMGAAGGVGPAGGVGPAGGVGAAGGVGAVGGLALSASERKGLRAALIALVVYVAAVVAAVLPAGSPLRGKDGGIVQSPLLTSIAIFLALAFLAVGWAYGKAAGTITGSRDIPGFMAHGFREMAPILVLFFAISQFLAYFKWTGIGEIIAINGAGLLKSAGVSGPVVFLGILVVVTLINLVVTSGSAQWALVGPVFVPMLMLLNIPPEYTQALYRIADSCTNAITPMSPYFVMALGFLQRYRRSAGIGTLASMTIPLSFTLLVVWTLLFFAFWWVGIPLGPGAPIP from the coding sequence ATGGGCGCGGCCGGCGGGATGGGCGCGGCCGGCGGGATGGGCGCGGCCGGCGGGATGGGCGCGGCCGGCGGGATGGGCGCGGCCGGCGGGGTGGGCCCGGCCGGCGGGGTGGGCCCGGCCGGCGGGGTGGGGGCGGCCGGCGGGGTGGGGGCGGTCGGCGGGCTGGCGCTCAGTGCCTCGGAGCGGAAGGGGCTGCGGGCCGCGTTGATCGCGCTGGTGGTGTACGTGGCCGCCGTGGTGGCGGCCGTGCTGCCCGCCGGGTCGCCGCTGCGCGGCAAGGACGGCGGCATCGTGCAGTCGCCGCTGCTCACCTCCATCGCGATCTTCCTCGCGCTGGCGTTCCTGGCCGTCGGATGGGCGTACGGGAAGGCCGCCGGGACGATCACCGGCAGCCGGGACATCCCCGGCTTCATGGCCCACGGGTTCCGCGAGATGGCGCCGATCCTGGTGCTGTTCTTCGCGATCTCGCAGTTCCTGGCGTACTTCAAGTGGACCGGCATCGGCGAGATCATCGCGATCAACGGGGCCGGCCTGCTGAAGTCGGCCGGGGTGAGCGGGCCCGTGGTGTTCCTGGGCATCCTGGTCGTGGTCACCCTGATCAACCTGGTGGTGACCAGCGGGTCCGCGCAGTGGGCGCTCGTCGGCCCCGTCTTCGTGCCGATGCTGATGCTGCTGAACATCCCGCCCGAATACACCCAGGCCCTCTACCGCATCGCCGACTCGTGCACCAACGCGATCACGCCCATGAGCCCGTACTTCGTGATGGCGCTCGGCTTCCTCCAGCGCTACCGGCGCTCGGCCGGGATCGGCACGCTGGCCTCGATGACCATCCCCCTCTCGTTCACCCTGCTCGTCGTCTGGACGCTGCTGTTCTTCGCTTTCTGGTGGGTCGGCATCCCGCTCGGCCCCGGAGCTCCGATTCCCTAG
- a CDS encoding AbgT family transporter has protein sequence MSASETVTGSRSLNALLRVLGGIERLGNRLPHPFWLFVILAALLALVSWGLAAAGVSAVNPATGKTVVAQNLLFADGVRMMVGDAVKNYTSFPPLGTILVVMLGVAVAERSGLLAAVLRAGVSRVSPKWVTFALAFTGMVAHVASDAAYVVLIPLGALAFRAVGRSPILGIVVAFVSISAGYDASPLITPTDAILSGLTTAAAHTVDPAYTVTPLANYFFSLASSLVLAATITLVTERVLARRVESLPIDPEPSSPSSPGSIDSPGALASPTSANSRTSAGSSDSASPDLGAVGG, from the coding sequence ATGAGCGCGTCCGAGACGGTGACAGGTTCGCGGTCCCTGAACGCGCTCCTTCGGGTGCTGGGCGGGATCGAGCGGCTGGGCAACCGGTTGCCCCATCCGTTCTGGCTGTTCGTCATCCTGGCCGCGTTACTGGCGCTGGTCAGCTGGGGCCTGGCGGCGGCCGGGGTGTCGGCGGTCAACCCGGCGACGGGCAAGACCGTCGTGGCCCAGAACCTGCTGTTCGCCGACGGCGTGCGGATGATGGTCGGCGACGCGGTCAAGAACTACACCTCCTTCCCGCCGCTCGGCACGATCCTGGTCGTCATGCTCGGCGTCGCGGTCGCCGAGCGCTCGGGACTGCTGGCCGCCGTGCTGCGCGCCGGGGTGTCGCGGGTGTCGCCGAAGTGGGTGACGTTCGCGCTGGCGTTCACCGGCATGGTGGCGCACGTGGCCTCCGACGCCGCGTACGTCGTGCTCATCCCGCTCGGCGCGCTGGCCTTCCGCGCGGTGGGGCGCAGCCCGATCCTGGGCATCGTGGTGGCGTTCGTGTCGATCTCGGCGGGTTACGACGCCAGCCCGCTGATCACGCCGACCGACGCCATCCTGTCGGGGCTCACGACGGCCGCGGCGCACACCGTCGATCCCGCCTACACGGTCACGCCGCTGGCCAACTACTTCTTCTCGCTGGCCTCGTCGCTGGTGCTGGCCGCGACGATCACCTTGGTGACCGAGCGCGTGCTGGCCCGCCGCGTCGAGTCGCTCCCCATCGACCCGGAGCCCTCCTCCCCCTCCTCCCCCGGCTCCATCGATTCCCCTGGCGCCCTCGCATCCCCTACCTCTGCCAACTCCCGCACCTCCGCCGGCTCCTCCGACTCCGCCAGCCCCGACCTGGGCGCGGTGGGCGGGTAG